The following proteins are encoded in a genomic region of Methylibium petroleiphilum PM1:
- a CDS encoding rhodanese-like domain-containing protein: protein MSAVLDTPPELSVLVAARREAEASALSHAGGVTPRDAWALVQQGHAVLVDVRSAEERKFVGHVPDSVHVAWATGTSLTRNPRFVRELEAKVGKDQVVLLLCRSGKRSALAAEAAAKAGFTQAYNVLEGFEGELDAAQQRGHADGWRHHGLPWVQD, encoded by the coding sequence ATGTCTGCTGTCCTCGACACGCCCCCGGAGCTGTCCGTTCTCGTCGCCGCCCGCCGCGAGGCCGAGGCGAGCGCGCTGTCCCATGCCGGCGGGGTGACACCGCGCGACGCCTGGGCCCTGGTGCAGCAGGGCCACGCGGTGCTGGTGGACGTGCGCTCCGCCGAGGAGCGCAAGTTCGTCGGCCACGTGCCCGACAGCGTGCACGTGGCCTGGGCCACCGGCACCTCACTGACGCGCAACCCGCGCTTCGTGCGCGAACTCGAGGCCAAGGTCGGAAAGGACCAGGTCGTGCTGCTGCTGTGCCGCAGCGGCAAGCGCTCGGCGCTGGCGGCGGAAGCCGCGGCCAAGGCCGGCTTCACGCAGGCCTACAACGTGCTCGAAGGCTTCGAGGGCGAACTCGACGCCGCGCAGCAGCGCGGCCATGCCGACGGCTGGCGCCACCACGGCCTGCCATGGGTGCAGGATTGA
- a CDS encoding O-acetylhomoserine aminocarboxypropyltransferase/cysteine synthase family protein, translating into MSDRPPLKFETLAVHGGYKPDPTTKAVAVPIYQTVAYAFDSAQHGADLFDLKVPGNIYTRIMNPTQDVLEQRVAALEGGIAALALASGQAAVTYAILTIAEAGDNIVASSALYGGTYNLLAHTLPQYGIATRFADYRDPASFEPLIDGKTKAVFVESLGNPQGNITDIAKIAEVAHRHGVPLIVDNTVPSPYLSRPFEHGADIVVHSLTKYLGGHGNSVGGAIVDSGKFPWAQHKERFKRLNEPDVSYHGVVYTDALGPAAYIGRARVVPLRNTGAAISPFNAFLILQGIETLALRMDRICSNALAVAKYLQRHAKVGWVNYAGLEDHPDHALVQKYLSGKASGLLTFGIKSPAGGGREAGARFLDALGLFTRLVNIGDAKSLATHPASTTHRQLSPEELLKAGVGEDTVRLSLGIEHIDDLLADLEQALAGV; encoded by the coding sequence ATGAGCGACCGCCCGCCGTTGAAGTTCGAAACCCTGGCCGTGCACGGCGGCTACAAGCCCGACCCGACCACCAAGGCGGTCGCGGTGCCGATCTACCAGACCGTGGCCTACGCGTTCGACAGCGCGCAGCACGGCGCCGACCTGTTCGACCTGAAGGTGCCGGGCAACATCTACACGCGGATCATGAATCCGACGCAGGACGTGCTGGAGCAGCGCGTCGCGGCGCTCGAGGGCGGCATCGCCGCGCTGGCGCTGGCCTCCGGCCAGGCCGCGGTCACGTATGCCATCCTGACCATCGCCGAGGCCGGCGACAACATCGTGGCCTCCAGCGCGCTGTACGGCGGCACCTACAACCTGCTGGCGCACACGCTGCCGCAATACGGCATCGCCACGCGCTTCGCCGACTACCGCGACCCGGCCTCGTTCGAGCCGCTGATCGACGGAAAGACCAAGGCGGTGTTCGTGGAATCGCTCGGCAACCCGCAGGGCAACATCACCGACATCGCGAAGATCGCCGAGGTGGCGCACCGCCACGGCGTGCCGCTGATCGTGGACAACACCGTGCCCTCGCCCTACCTGAGCCGGCCCTTCGAGCACGGCGCCGACATCGTGGTGCACTCGCTCACCAAGTACCTGGGCGGCCACGGCAACAGCGTGGGCGGCGCGATCGTCGACTCGGGCAAGTTCCCGTGGGCACAGCACAAGGAACGCTTCAAGCGCCTGAACGAGCCCGACGTCAGCTACCACGGCGTGGTCTACACCGACGCGCTGGGCCCGGCGGCCTACATCGGCCGCGCGCGCGTGGTGCCGCTGCGCAACACCGGCGCGGCGATCTCGCCGTTCAACGCGTTCCTGATCCTGCAGGGCATCGAGACGCTGGCGCTGCGCATGGACCGCATCTGCAGCAACGCGCTGGCGGTGGCGAAGTACCTGCAGCGCCACGCCAAGGTGGGCTGGGTCAACTACGCCGGGCTCGAGGACCACCCCGACCACGCGCTGGTGCAGAAGTACCTGTCGGGCAAGGCTTCGGGGCTGCTGACCTTCGGCATCAAGAGCCCGGCCGGCGGTGGCCGCGAGGCCGGCGCGCGCTTCCTCGACGCGCTGGGCTTGTTCACGCGGCTCGTGAACATCGGCGACGCGAAATCGTTGGCCACTCACCCGGCCTCGACCACCCACCGGCAACTCTCGCCCGAAGAGCTGTTGAAGGCCGGCGTCGGCGAGGACACGGTGCGGCTGTCGCTGGGCATCGAGCACATCGACGACCTGCTGGCCGACCTGGAGCAGGCGCTGGCCGGCGTGTAG
- a CDS encoding VOC family protein — MTQAIAYLGFNGNCADAMRFYERALNGKLEVLMSGADSPMAEQMPKQFLHRILHARLVLPGGGMLYAGDCPADQPFEGIKGVSIAVDYPSVDEAEAVFAALADGGQVTMPMQPAFWARRWGMLIDRFGTPWIVNGELLPF, encoded by the coding sequence ATGACCCAAGCCATCGCCTACCTCGGATTCAACGGCAACTGCGCCGACGCCATGCGCTTCTACGAGCGCGCGCTGAACGGCAAGCTCGAAGTGCTGATGAGCGGCGCGGACTCGCCGATGGCCGAGCAGATGCCCAAGCAGTTCCTGCACCGCATCCTGCATGCCCGCCTGGTGCTGCCCGGCGGCGGCATGCTCTATGCCGGCGACTGCCCGGCCGACCAGCCCTTCGAGGGCATCAAGGGCGTGTCGATCGCCGTGGACTACCCGAGCGTCGACGAGGCCGAGGCCGTGTTCGCGGCGCTGGCCGACGGCGGCCAGGTCACGATGCCGATGCAGCCCGCGTTCTGGGCGCGCCGCTGGGGCATGCTGATCGACAGGTTCGGCACGCCGTGGATCGTCAACGGCGAGCTGCTGCCGTTCTGA
- a CDS encoding DUF3297 family protein, translated as MTEAPATPALPDRLSVDPSSPHHVAAVFEHEIGIRLNDKERFDVEEYCISEGWVKVPAGRTLDRKGKPLMIKLKGKVEAFYR; from the coding sequence ATGACCGAAGCCCCCGCCACGCCCGCCCTGCCCGACCGGCTGTCCGTCGACCCGTCCAGCCCGCACCACGTGGCGGCCGTGTTCGAGCATGAGATCGGCATCCGCCTCAACGACAAGGAGCGCTTCGACGTCGAGGAATACTGCATCAGCGAAGGCTGGGTCAAGGTGCCGGCCGGCCGCACGCTGGACCGCAAGGGCAAGCCGCTGATGATCAAGCTCAAGGGCAAGGTGGAGGCCTTCTACCGCTGA
- a CDS encoding DUF3943 domain-containing protein yields MPLVPLLRTRLPRTWPCVIAALGLLLAAPSFGAPDTPGAIGTELRDRANEPPAPEPAASATATPDKSYVIPALQIIGFDFLLNRYNRRFSGTSDYDVSRASIRRNLRGPWVVDNDPFDINQFAHPYQGSLYHGAARASGLSYWEAAGYTFAGSVGWEIFGEQTPPSYNDQIASGIAGSFLGEPLFRMAHLVLNGPGGLSRPWREAIAAGISPSLGFTRLTFGSRFDGAFVDNDPVYYSRLRLGVARAAQDNLGTSRDLERDEAVIDFALDYGLPGKDGYTYRRPFDYFSFHAAASTANGVETLATRGLLFGTDYAIGDTVRGLWGLYGSYDYLAPQIFNLSTTALSLGTTGQWWASERLALQGTVLAGLGYSAASTLRRTTEDRDYHYGVAPRLSLALRLIAGDRASVDLQAQKYFLGSIANRAAGRDDITRVDTAFNWRLHKRHAVGVKYVWSHRDANYPGAGDRSQTLGTVGIYYTLLGADGFGAVEWREPAVH; encoded by the coding sequence ATGCCCCTGGTCCCTCTCCTTCGCACACGGCTGCCCAGAACCTGGCCGTGCGTGATCGCCGCGCTCGGCCTCCTTCTCGCCGCGCCGTCCTTCGGCGCACCGGACACGCCGGGCGCGATCGGGACGGAACTGCGCGATCGCGCGAACGAACCGCCGGCGCCGGAACCTGCCGCCAGTGCCACCGCCACCCCCGACAAGAGCTACGTCATCCCGGCGCTGCAGATCATCGGCTTCGACTTTCTGCTGAACCGCTACAACCGGCGCTTCAGCGGCACGTCCGACTACGACGTCAGCCGCGCCTCCATACGCCGCAACCTGCGCGGGCCCTGGGTGGTCGACAACGACCCGTTCGACATCAACCAGTTCGCCCACCCCTACCAGGGCTCGCTGTACCACGGGGCCGCCCGCGCGAGCGGCCTGAGCTACTGGGAAGCGGCCGGCTACACCTTCGCCGGCAGCGTGGGCTGGGAGATCTTCGGCGAGCAGACGCCGCCGTCGTACAACGACCAGATCGCCAGCGGCATCGCCGGCAGCTTTCTCGGTGAGCCGCTGTTCCGCATGGCGCACCTGGTGCTCAACGGCCCGGGCGGTCTGTCGCGCCCCTGGCGCGAGGCGATCGCTGCCGGCATCTCGCCCTCGCTGGGCTTCACGCGCCTCACCTTCGGCTCCCGCTTCGACGGCGCCTTCGTCGACAACGATCCGGTCTACTACAGCCGGCTGCGCCTCGGCGTCGCCCGCGCGGCGCAGGACAACCTGGGCACGTCGCGCGACCTGGAGCGCGACGAAGCGGTGATCGATTTCGCGCTCGACTACGGCCTGCCGGGCAAGGACGGCTACACCTACCGCCGCCCGTTCGACTACTTCAGTTTCCATGCCGCCGCCTCCACCGCCAACGGCGTGGAGACGCTGGCCACCCGCGGCCTGCTGTTCGGCACCGACTACGCGATCGGCGACACCGTCCGCGGCCTGTGGGGCCTGTACGGCAGCTACGACTACCTGGCACCGCAGATCTTCAACCTCTCGACCACCGCACTGTCGCTCGGCACGACCGGGCAGTGGTGGGCCTCCGAGCGGCTGGCGCTGCAGGGCACGGTGCTCGCCGGCCTGGGCTACTCGGCCGCCAGCACGCTGCGCCGCACCACCGAAGACCGCGACTACCACTACGGCGTGGCGCCGCGCCTGAGCCTCGCGCTGCGGCTGATCGCCGGCGACCGCGCCTCGGTCGACCTGCAGGCGCAGAAGTATTTTCTCGGCAGCATCGCCAACCGCGCCGCCGGGCGCGACGACATCACCCGCGTCGACACCGCCTTCAACTGGCGCCTCCACAAGCGGCACGCCGTGGGCGTGAAGTACGTCTGGTCGCACCGCGACGCCAACTACCCGGGCGCCGGCGACCGCTCCCAGACGCTGGGCACGGTGGGGATCTACTACACGCTGCTCGGCGCCGATGGCTTCGGGGCGGTGGAGTGGCGGGAGCCGGCCGTGCACTGA
- a CDS encoding DUF2805 domain-containing protein: MAKPIPRLTAAEIERVIATAWDDRPPFSAVLREHGLSHGELVQLLKRELTPNAYKVWVARTKAAPARRAPPKAAR; the protein is encoded by the coding sequence ATGGCGAAACCCATCCCCCGTCTGACCGCCGCGGAAATCGAGCGCGTGATCGCCACCGCATGGGACGACCGGCCGCCGTTCAGCGCGGTGCTGCGCGAGCACGGCCTGTCGCACGGCGAGCTGGTTCAGCTGCTCAAGCGCGAGCTCACGCCCAATGCCTACAAGGTCTGGGTCGCGCGGACCAAGGCGGCACCGGCACGCCGCGCGCCGCCGAAGGCCGCGCGCTGA